A genomic window from Silene latifolia isolate original U9 population chromosome Y, ASM4854445v1, whole genome shotgun sequence includes:
- the LOC141629684 gene encoding uncharacterized protein LOC141629684, with product MPQIGILEVELFDVWGIDFQGPFSYFKGNHYILVAVEYISKWVEAVASPTNDAKVVMNLFKKIIFPRFGVPRVVISDGGTHFHEKHLSALLAKYGVSHRTGLAYHPQTSGQVEVSNRELKSILEKVVNKNRKD from the coding sequence ATGCCTCAAATCGGTATACTTGAGGTCGAGCTTTTCGACGTTTGGGGAATTGATTTTCAAGGTCCCTTTTCATATTTTAAAGGGAATCATTACATCCTTGTTGCTGTAGAATATATCTCAAAGTGGGTGGAAGCCGTTGCCTCCCCTACTAATGATGCTAAGGTGGTGATGAATTTATTTAAGAAGATCATTtttccccgttttggtgtccctcgagTTGTCATCAGCGACGGTGGCACACACTTTCATGAGAAGCATTTATCAGCTCTATTGGCTAAATATGGAGTATCTCATCGGACCGGTCTAGCTTACCATCcacaaactagtggtcaggtggAAGTTTCGAATAGGGAGTTAAAATCTATCTTGGAGAAGGTAGTTAACAAGAATCGGAAAGACTGA